From Desulfuromonas acetexigens, one genomic window encodes:
- a CDS encoding ATP-binding protein yields the protein METTAELKHLLKALRLSPLLSTLPERVAYAKGSKLTHLEFLELLLSDEVERRENVILTGPVGVGKTFIANALAHAACRRGKSVLVLKATKMFKTLYAARADNSLEKELLKLITPSLLVIDDFGLERLSAEQAHDFYEIVSESYERGSTILTSNRHITEWVTLFDDQILANSALDRLAHNAHQMIIEGESYRKKKASTRSLM from the coding sequence ATGGAGACCACCGCTGAACTCAAGCACCTGCTCAAGGCCCTGCGTCTTTCGCCACTTCTTTCCACCCTGCCGGAACGAGTGGCCTACGCCAAGGGCAGCAAGCTCACCCACCTGGAGTTTCTCGAACTGCTGCTCTCGGATGAGGTCGAGCGCCGGGAGAACGTCATCCTCACCGGCCCGGTCGGCGTCGGCAAGACCTTCATCGCCAACGCCCTGGCCCACGCCGCCTGCCGGCGCGGTAAAAGCGTGCTGGTACTCAAGGCGACCAAGATGTTCAAGACCCTCTACGCCGCCCGGGCCGACAACTCCCTGGAGAAAGAGCTGCTCAAGCTGATCACGCCCAGCCTGCTGGTCATCGACGACTTCGGCCTGGAGCGCCTCAGCGCCGAACAGGCCCACGACTTCTACGAGATCGTCAGCGAAAGCTACGAGCGCGGCTCCACCATTCTCACCAGCAACCGGCACATCACCGAGTGGGTGACCCTGTTCGACGACCAGATCCTGGCCAACTCGGCCCTCGACCGCCTCGCTCACAACGCTCACCAGATGATCATCGAAGGCGAAAGCTACAGAAAAAAGAAGGCGTCCACCAGGAGCCTCATGTGA